Below is a genomic region from Microbacterium sp. LWO12-1.2.
CCTCTACCACCCGCTCTGGCGCGTGCGTCGTGATCGGAGCAAGTTCCGCCGTGCACTCGATCTGGCGGAGCGGCTGCCGCGAGCGCGGGCGCGCGTCACCCGGGCTCTCGCCGACGAGAGTTTGTCCCGCGAGCGCGTGCTCGCTACCGCGTTCCGTCTGCTGGATGACGCTGCCTTGCGGGTCGGGTCGGACCGCTATCTCGTGAAGCACGGGAGCCGCGGATTGACCACGCTCCGTCGACGCGACGTGAAGATCACCGCGTCGACCGTCGCCCTGTCGTTCCCGGCGAAGAGCGGGCAGACGGCGTCGATCGAGATCTCCGATGCGCCGCTCGCCGAGGTGCTCACCGAGCTCTCCGCCGGGCCCGATCGTGCCTTCCTTCTCGCCTACCGCAAAGGGCGGCGAAGAGTGCGCATCACGCCCGCTGAGGTGAACGACTACCTGCGTCGTGTGACCGGCGGGGTCTTCTCGGCGAAGGACTTCCGCACCTTGCACGGCACGATTCTCGCGGCCGACGCGCTCGCACGGATCGGGGTGCTCGATACGACGGCTGAGCGCAAGAAGGCTGAGCGACTCGCGGTGCAGGCCACGGCCACCGCACTGGGCAACACGACGGCTGTCGCGCGCGGCAGCTACATCGATCCGCGGGTCTTCCGTCTCTACACTCGCGGAACGACGCTCGATCTGTCTGTCGCGCCCGAGACCGCGATCCGCCGGCTGCTCGCCGAGAAGCCCCGTCGGCGTCGCTGAGACGGGAGACGACGAAGCGGCCGCCACCGTCCGGTGAGCGACCGCTTCGACGCGTCGCTCAGTTGCTGCGCGGGTACGTGTAGAAGCCCTCGCCGGTCGCGACGCCGAGCTTGCCCTGGTCGATGTAGCGCTCCTTGATGAGATCGGCGAAGGCCTGCTGCTTCGCGTCGCCCATCCGGGAGATGTTGTAGGCGGTCGTGAGCCCGACGATGTCGTAGATCTCGAACGGGCCGGCCGGCGCCCCGGTGCCGATGCGCCACGTGGCGTCGATGGCCTCGGGTTCGGCGATGCCGTCGACCAGGAGCTCGCCGGCTGCTTGCAGGAACGGGACCAGCAGCGAGTTGAGCAGGTATCCCGCCTTCTCCTTCTTGATCTCGATCGGGACCATTCCGATCTGGCGCGCGAACTCGACGACCTGCTCGTAGACGGCGGGGTCGGTCGCGGGCGTGCCCATGACCTCGGCGGTGTTGTGCGACCAGATCTCGTTCGCGAAGTGCAGTGCGAGGAATCGGTCGGGCCGTCCGGTCGATTCGGCCAGAGCGCTCGGGAGCAGTGTGGAGGAGTTCGTTGCGAACACGGTCGCTGCGGGGGCTGCGTCTGCGATCGTGCGGTAGATGCTCTGCTTCAGTTCGAGGTTCTCCGGGACGGCTTCGATCACGAGGTCTGCGGAGGAGACGGCGTCGGCGAGGTCGGCGCTCAGACGGATGCGCTGGATCGCGGCCGCGGCGCCTCCGTCTGCGGCGCCGTCGACGTCATCGGCCTCGTAGCGGGCGGCGAGGCCCTGGAAGCGCTCGGATGCGCGATCGAGTGCGGGCTGGTCGATGTCGTATGCGACGACGTCGAAGCCGTGGAACGCGGTCTGGAACGCGATCTGCGATCCGAGGACGCCGGTACCGAGGACGGTGATGTTCTTCATTTCTCTTCCTTCTGTGGTGACCTTGTGGGTCGGTTTCCGCGAGTGTGCCGAGGCGCCCGGTCAGGGCAGGTCGGCGCTGTGGTCGAAGCGCTCGAGGTCGTGGGCGAACCGGGCGACCTCGTCGTCGGTCCACGGGGCGAGGTGCGCGTCGATGATCTTCTGCAGGGTGTCGAGGGTGCCGCGATAGGCCGCTGTGCCTGCGGGTGTGAGCTCGAGCGGGCGTCCGCGTCCTGAGTCACTGGGTGCTTCGCGGACGATCCCGAGCGAGGTCAGTGCGGCGAGTTGGCGCGACACGGTTGAGCGGTTCAGTCGGAACATGCGCGCGATGTCGATGGAGCGGATGCCGGGCTGTTCGGCGATGGCCATCACGATGGACTGGTCGGTGACCGAGAGGGGGGTCTCATCGAACCGGGCGTCTGCCAGGCCGCGGCGCGAGATCGCGACGAGCGAGCGGAGCACCGTCGCGCTGTGCCGGTCTCGTTGATCTGCCATATCCATCGCGCCTCCTGTTGTCTTATGCAACGTTACGCTTCTATGTTGCATTCCACAACAGAAGAGGGATCCGGGTCAGGATGAGTCGGATGAGTCGGATGACAGGATGGATGCATGGACACCGCCAATCTCACCCGCGAGGAGACGGCGGCGCGATCCGCTGCCGTCGCCGTGCACAGCATCCGCGTCGAACTCGATCTGACGAATGCCCCAGATCCGGGCACCACCGGTTTTCCGACGGTGACGACGATCGACTTCGATGCGACGGTGGCGGAGACCTGGCTCGATTTCATCGGGGAGTCCGTGGGTCGCGTGACGCTCAACGGTGTGGTCCAGGAGCCGCGTCACGACGGCGCGCGGATCGCCCTCGCAGGTCTTGGCGCGCGCAACGTCGTCGTGGTGGAGGCCGTCGGCGCGTACAGCAGATCCGGCGAAGGCCTCCACCGCTTCGTCGATCCGGCAGACGGGGAGACCTACCTCTACACCCAGTACGAGCCCGCGGATTCGCGCCGCGTGATGGCGTGCTTCGAGCAGCCCGACATCAAGGCGCCGTACACGTTCGTGGTGCACGCGCCGTCCGGCTGGGAGGTGCTGTCGAATCAGGTCGTCACCGGCGCACACGTGGATGGTGCGCGACAGCGTGTCGAGTTCGCCCCCACGCTGCCGATCTCGAGCTACATCACCGCGGTGGCTGCCGGACCCTACGTGCGCGTCGAGGGCGAATGGTCGCGCGACGATCAGCGGATCGCTCTCGGTGTGTTCGCGCGCCGCTCGCTCGCGCCGCACATGGAATCCGAGGAGATACTCGAGGTCACCCGTCAGGGTCTCGACTTCTTCACCGACGCGTTCGCCTATCCGTACCCCTGGGGCAAGTACGACCAGATCTTCGTGCCTGAGTACAATCTCGGCGCGATGGAGAATCCGGGCCTGGTGACCTTCACGGAGGCGTATCTGTCGCGAGGGGCGGCGACCGATGCCCAGCGTGCCGCGCGCGCGAACACGATCCTCCACGAGATGGCGCACATGTGGTTCGGCGACCTCGTCACCATGCGGTGGTGGGACGATCTCTGGCTCAAGGAGTCGTTCGCCGACTACATGGGCGCCCACGCATCGGCAGCTGCGACCCGCTTCACCGACGCGTGGGTGAAGTTCGCCGCCAGCCGCAAGGCGTGGGCGTACCAGCAGGACCAGCTGCCCACGACTCACCCGATCGTCGCCGACATCCCCGACCTCGAGGCGGCGAAGCTCAACTTCGACGGGATCACGTATGCCAAGGGTGCGGCGGTGCTCAAGCAGTTGGTCGCCTTCGTCGGTGAAGAGGCGTTCTTCGAAGGTGCGCGTCGATACTTCGCCGCCCACGCGTTCGGCAACACCACACTCGACGACCTGCTGGAACAGCTGAGCGCGGTATCGGGTCGGGACATGAGCGACTGGTCGCGGGCATGGCTCGAGACCTCCGGCATGTCCACGCTCGCGCTGGAGGAGGGAACCGATGGGGTCGAGCTGGTGCAGACGGATCCCCGTCCGCATCGACTGCGCATCGGGCTCTACGGGCACGAGGGAGACCGGATCGTTCGTCAGGAGCAGATGTCGCTCGACATCACCGCGCCTCGCACCGCCATCGACCTGCCGTTCGCCGAGCTCGTGATCCTGAACGACGACGATCTGACGTACGCGAAGGCACGTCTTGATGAGCGGTCTCTGCAGACCGTCGAGGAATCGCTGTCTGCTGTCGAGGATCCGCTGGCGCGGGCGTTGCTCTGGTCGTCGCTGTGGAACGCGACGCGCGACGGCGAACTCGATGCATCCCGCTATCTCGCCATCGCGCGCGCACACGCACCTGCCGAGGCGAACATCGGGTTGCTCTCCGGAGTCATCGCCAATGCGGCCTACGCAGTGCGCCACTTCGTCGTCGACGAGCGACGCGGGCAGGAACAGCGTGCATGGACCGAGACGACATGGGCGGCGCTGCAGAGGGCTGATGCCGGCAGCGACGCCCAGCTGAGCTGGGCGCGCGCCGTCGCCGGCGCGTCGGCCTATGACGACCTGCACAGTGCAGACCTCCGCGGCATGCTCGACGGTGCGGCACCTGAGGGGCTCACGGTCGATCCTGACCTGCGGTGGCAGATACTGACCGCACTCGTCACGACCGGGCATGCGACGGGCGACGACATCGAGGCGGAAGCCGCGGGTGACGATACCGGGAGCGGGCGCACGGCGGCCCGTCGGGCGCGTGCGTCACGACCGGATCCGGACGTGCGACGTGCGGCCTGGGACGCCGCCTGGGATGACCTGATGCTCAGCAACGACCATCTGGATGCGGAGATCGCGGGGTTCCGCGCCGGTGGCCGGCGCGATCTGATCGAGGGGTTCGACACGACGTACTTCGAGCGCATCGGCGCGGCGTGGAGCTCGCGCAGCATCGAACTCGCGCGTCGCCTGGTGATCGGGCTGTTCCCCGCGACGGACTCGCTGACCCTCGTCGACACCTGGCTCGCCGCGAATACGGCGGCGCCGGCAGCGCTCCGGCGCATCGTGATCGAGCAGCGGGATCATCTCGCACGGGAGCTGCGGGTGCGGGCTGCTCAGCGTCAGTCCGCGGCGCGCAGTTCCTCGGCCGTGCGGAGCCCCACCGCGCGATAGTCGGCGCGGTCATCGCTCTGCGTGAGCAGCATGAGCGAGATGTAGGCCGCCCAGGCGCGCGCACGAGTCCAGGTCAGCTCGTCGTAGCGATCCGCCGTCGCGGCCCGGAATGCGGATCGCCCTGGTGCGTCGAACAGCAACCAACTGGCGGCCAGGTCGTATGCAGGATCTCCGGCGGTGACATCGCCGAAGTCGATAAGCGCCACCAGCCGCGTGCCTTCGATGAGGATGTTCCCTGGGTGCAGGTCGCCGTGGACCCATACCCGCTCCGTGCTCGGCGGGGCGAGCAAACCGAGTTCCCATGCGTCTCGAAGCGGAGCCGCCTCGGCCGAGGCGGACAGGCGCGAACGCATCGCCGCGTCCCTGTGCTGCAACGGCACGCCGCGGACCGGGTTGTGCGGCGCATAGGCGGGAGCAGGGGAGTGCAGTGCCGACAGGGCTGCTGCGAGAACGGGCGCCCACGACGCGTTCTGCCGCCGCGGCGTGGTGAGCGCGCTTCCGCCCTCGATCCAGGGGATCACAGACCAGGCCCAGGGGAAGCGAGCTGTCGGCACTCCGCAGACGATAGGCACGGGGACACGGATACCGACAGACGCGAGCCGAGGCGCGATCTCGGGAAGCGCACGCTGCTCGTTCACGATCAGCGGTGCGGCTACTGCGCGTCGCGGCACCCTCACGGCGAACTCCTCGCCGAGGCGCCAGATCGTGTTGTCCCAGCCGTCGGCCAGACGTGTCAGGGGCAGCGCGGCGATGCGCGGCGCCGCATCACGGAGCAGATCGCGCAATCCCCGGTCATCGAGTGCGTGTTCGGCGGCGGGGGAGTCGGCCATGCTCAGAGATCGAGCGACTCGCCGGGCTCGAGGACGAAGAACTCGCCGCCGCCCTGCTCCGTCGCCCACTGCAGCCGCGCCCGGTGCATCGTCTTGCCCGCGACCGAGAGCGTCATGTCGTGGGTGCCGAAAGCGCGCCGTGGCTTCACGGCCAGCACGTAGTCCATCGCCTCGCCGATCTTCAGCCAGGGGGCGCCGAGCGGGGCCGCCAGAGTGTCGACCTCGATGCCCTCTGGAACCGCGTAGGAGTCGCCCGGGTAGTAGAGCTCCTCGTTCACCAGCACTCCGACGTTGTCGATCGTGGGGATCGAGGAGTGGATGACCGCGTGCGTGCCGCCGAAGAAGCGCAGCGCGAAGTCGCCCACAGCGACGGTGTCGCCGGGGGACACGACCGTGATGTCGTATCCGTCTGCGGCTGCTGCCACACCGGCAGGCGCGAAGATCGGAGTGCCGGGTGCGGCGCGCAGGAGACGATCGAGGTGCTCCGGCGTCCAGTGGTCGGGGTGCTCGTGCGTGAGCACGATGCCGACCAGGCCGTTGAGGTCGTCGAGCGGTGTGGTGAAGGAACCGGGATCGATCACCAGAGTCTGATCGCTCTGATCGATGCGGAGGGTGGCATGTTCGTACTTGGTCACGCGCATGGGACGAGTCAACTCCTTCTGAGGTCTGCGGGCAAACCGAATCAGGGTTCGCCACGCCCGGGGGTGCGGCACCCCCGGCTCGATTTGGCGCAGCAAGAATCGTCGTGGCATACTTGAACGGTTGTCGCGGGACGGAAACGTTCCGCCAGACGGCCCCATCGTATAGCGGCCTAGTACGCTGCCCTCTCACGGCGGTAACGCGGGTTCGAATCCCGCTGGGGTCACACAACAGGCGAAAGCCCTCGGTTCTCCGGGGGCTTTCGTCGTATCCGGCTCAGTTCACGGGGCGGAGCGAGAGTTCGCGGAACGTCCTGTTCTGCAGCGGAACGATCATCAGCGCGGCCATGGCTGCCCCGAACACCGTGAACGGCACCCACAGCGCCGTCGCCGAGGCGAGTGCACCGAACGCGACCATAGCGAGAGGCATCAGACAGTCATCACCCAGGCGTGTGATCGCCCCCATGCGGCCGAGGTAGGCGGTGTCGATCGTCGCGGCGAACGTCGAGCTCAGCAGCACGGACGCATATCCCGCGGTTGCTCCGATCACGAACGATGCCGTCGCCACCGTCCAGGAAGGTCCGACGCCGAGCGCGGCGATGCCGCATCCCTGCACCACGAGCGCCCAGAATCCGGCATAGGCTTCCCGTCGCGGACGCCATCGTGCGACAGAGGCGGCTCCGAGCGCCGCGCCGACTCCGAGGAGCGCCTCGAACAGGCCGACCGCCTGGGCGCCCCACCCCTGGTCGTGCGCCCGCAGCGCCAGCCCTATGCCAACCGCAGGTCCGACCGCGAGATTCAGGCCGGACAGGGCGATCACGAGCGTGCGTGTCGTCGGAGCCGCTCTCAGATGCGCGAATCCTCGGGCGATCCCGCGCAACGGCGACTCCTTCTCGGCGCGGGGCAGTGCGAAGCGCGGCCGCAGACCGATCGCGATGAACGCGACGACCGCGACGAAGGTGAGCGCATTGGCCGACGCGCTGCCGGCGAGTCCGGCATGCGCGACCACCACGCCGCCGATGGCAGCACCGCCCATCGTCCCCAGTCGGGAGGCTGTCTGCGCGATAGCGGCATAGGCGGGCAGATCCGACGCGCGGATGAGCTGTCTCGCGATGGTGCCGGCGGAGGGCTCGTAGAAGGCATCGCAGATCCCGAAGGCGATCGCGGCGAACAACAGCACGGGGAGGGTGGGCGACGCCCCGACCACCCAGACGGCCACGGCGATCAGCACCCCCACCCGCAGTGCGTTGAACAGCAGCATGACGCGGCGAGCATCCGCTCTGTCCGCGAGGATGCCGCCGAACAGCAGCACCGCGGCGCGGGGAACAGTGCCGGCTGCGACGACGAGCCCGGCCAGGGCGGGCGAGGCGATCTGCACGGCGGTCCAGGCCAGC
It encodes:
- a CDS encoding DNA topoisomerase IB; this translates as MTSLVRVVPGEDLGYRRRRSGSGFRYVDQDGNPAPEPDRERIHDLVIPPAWEGVWIAADPLAHIQVVGTDEAGRRQYLYHPLWRVRRDRSKFRRALDLAERLPRARARVTRALADESLSRERVLATAFRLLDDAALRVGSDRYLVKHGSRGLTTLRRRDVKITASTVALSFPAKSGQTASIEISDAPLAEVLTELSAGPDRAFLLAYRKGRRRVRITPAEVNDYLRRVTGGVFSAKDFRTLHGTILAADALARIGVLDTTAERKKAERLAVQATATALGNTTAVARGSYIDPRVFRLYTRGTTLDLSVAPETAIRRLLAEKPRRRR
- a CDS encoding 3-hydroxyacyl-CoA dehydrogenase: MKNITVLGTGVLGSQIAFQTAFHGFDVVAYDIDQPALDRASERFQGLAARYEADDVDGAADGGAAAAIQRIRLSADLADAVSSADLVIEAVPENLELKQSIYRTIADAAPAATVFATNSSTLLPSALAESTGRPDRFLALHFANEIWSHNTAEVMGTPATDPAVYEQVVEFARQIGMVPIEIKKEKAGYLLNSLLVPFLQAAGELLVDGIAEPEAIDATWRIGTGAPAGPFEIYDIVGLTTAYNISRMGDAKQQAFADLIKERYIDQGKLGVATGEGFYTYPRSN
- a CDS encoding MarR family winged helix-turn-helix transcriptional regulator; the encoded protein is MADQRDRHSATVLRSLVAISRRGLADARFDETPLSVTDQSIVMAIAEQPGIRSIDIARMFRLNRSTVSRQLAALTSLGIVREAPSDSGRGRPLELTPAGTAAYRGTLDTLQKIIDAHLAPWTDDEVARFAHDLERFDHSADLP
- the pepN gene encoding aminopeptidase N, which translates into the protein MDTANLTREETAARSAAVAVHSIRVELDLTNAPDPGTTGFPTVTTIDFDATVAETWLDFIGESVGRVTLNGVVQEPRHDGARIALAGLGARNVVVVEAVGAYSRSGEGLHRFVDPADGETYLYTQYEPADSRRVMACFEQPDIKAPYTFVVHAPSGWEVLSNQVVTGAHVDGARQRVEFAPTLPISSYITAVAAGPYVRVEGEWSRDDQRIALGVFARRSLAPHMESEEILEVTRQGLDFFTDAFAYPYPWGKYDQIFVPEYNLGAMENPGLVTFTEAYLSRGAATDAQRAARANTILHEMAHMWFGDLVTMRWWDDLWLKESFADYMGAHASAAATRFTDAWVKFAASRKAWAYQQDQLPTTHPIVADIPDLEAAKLNFDGITYAKGAAVLKQLVAFVGEEAFFEGARRYFAAHAFGNTTLDDLLEQLSAVSGRDMSDWSRAWLETSGMSTLALEEGTDGVELVQTDPRPHRLRIGLYGHEGDRIVRQEQMSLDITAPRTAIDLPFAELVILNDDDLTYAKARLDERSLQTVEESLSAVEDPLARALLWSSLWNATRDGELDASRYLAIARAHAPAEANIGLLSGVIANAAYAVRHFVVDERRGQEQRAWTETTWAALQRADAGSDAQLSWARAVAGASAYDDLHSADLRGMLDGAAPEGLTVDPDLRWQILTALVTTGHATGDDIEAEAAGDDTGSGRTAARRARASRPDPDVRRAAWDAAWDDLMLSNDHLDAEIAGFRAGGRRDLIEGFDTTYFERIGAAWSSRSIELARRLVIGLFPATDSLTLVDTWLAANTAAPAALRRIVIEQRDHLARELRVRAAQRQSAARSSSAVRSPTAR
- a CDS encoding aminoglycoside phosphotransferase family protein, which codes for MADSPAAEHALDDRGLRDLLRDAAPRIAALPLTRLADGWDNTIWRLGEEFAVRVPRRAVAAPLIVNEQRALPEIAPRLASVGIRVPVPIVCGVPTARFPWAWSVIPWIEGGSALTTPRRQNASWAPVLAAALSALHSPAPAYAPHNPVRGVPLQHRDAAMRSRLSASAEAAPLRDAWELGLLAPPSTERVWVHGDLHPGNILIEGTRLVALIDFGDVTAGDPAYDLAASWLLFDAPGRSAFRAATADRYDELTWTRARAWAAYISLMLLTQSDDRADYRAVGLRTAEELRAAD
- a CDS encoding MBL fold metallo-hydrolase, with amino-acid sequence MRVTKYEHATLRIDQSDQTLVIDPGSFTTPLDDLNGLVGIVLTHEHPDHWTPEHLDRLLRAAPGTPIFAPAGVAAAADGYDITVVSPGDTVAVGDFALRFFGGTHAVIHSSIPTIDNVGVLVNEELYYPGDSYAVPEGIEVDTLAAPLGAPWLKIGEAMDYVLAVKPRRAFGTHDMTLSVAGKTMHRARLQWATEQGGGEFFVLEPGESLDL
- a CDS encoding MFS transporter, whose protein sequence is MSVAEPVLLREPPPFPRDRRVQVWIGIKALSDAGDALWMIALAWTAVQIASPALAGLVVAAGTVPRAAVLLFGGILADRADARRVMLLFNALRVGVLIAVAVWVVGASPTLPVLLFAAIAFGICDAFYEPSAGTIARQLIRASDLPAYAAIAQTASRLGTMGGAAIGGVVVAHAGLAGSASANALTFVAVVAFIAIGLRPRFALPRAEKESPLRGIARGFAHLRAAPTTRTLVIALSGLNLAVGPAVGIGLALRAHDQGWGAQAVGLFEALLGVGAALGAASVARWRPRREAYAGFWALVVQGCGIAALGVGPSWTVATASFVIGATAGYASVLLSSTFAATIDTAYLGRMGAITRLGDDCLMPLAMVAFGALASATALWVPFTVFGAAMAALMIVPLQNRTFRELSLRPVN